The proteins below come from a single Treponema phagedenis genomic window:
- a CDS encoding MBL fold metallo-hydrolase: MRLEILGSGTSHGIPVIGCNCSVCTSADPRDTRYRASAWIRPKNNSEKPSILIDCGPEFRLQALRAGMQNLDAVLLTHSHADHVHGLDDLRIFSYKTSLPIYLEKYCAEDIKKRFSYVFTHAYEGGGIPHFSLHVIEDSNPVFYLKGVRIEAIPLIHGRIIDFGWRIKNTAYLTDCNFIPDSSFEKLKGLKNLIIDGLRVRKHITHFCFAESLDAIKRIAPQKAWLTHICHDVSHKEICAIIEEAQQNDPELAKIKISPAYDGLIIDDLD; the protein is encoded by the coding sequence ATGCGCTTAGAAATACTTGGCTCCGGAACAAGCCACGGAATTCCGGTAATAGGTTGTAATTGCAGTGTTTGCACATCCGCTGATCCTCGTGATACCCGATACAGGGCTTCCGCATGGATTCGCCCAAAAAATAATTCGGAAAAACCTTCAATTCTCATTGATTGCGGCCCGGAATTCCGCTTACAAGCCTTGCGGGCAGGAATGCAAAACCTTGATGCAGTATTACTCACTCATTCTCACGCGGATCACGTCCACGGACTTGACGATCTGAGAATATTTAGCTACAAAACCTCTCTGCCTATTTATCTTGAAAAATATTGTGCAGAGGATATAAAAAAACGATTTAGCTATGTTTTTACGCATGCATATGAGGGAGGAGGAATACCGCATTTTTCATTACATGTTATTGAAGACAGCAACCCCGTTTTTTATCTGAAAGGCGTGCGAATAGAAGCCATTCCGCTTATACACGGCAGAATCATCGACTTTGGCTGGAGAATCAAGAACACCGCCTACTTAACCGATTGCAATTTTATTCCGGACTCTTCTTTTGAAAAGCTAAAAGGCTTAAAGAATTTAATTATTGATGGTTTACGGGTGCGCAAACATATCACCCATTTTTGTTTTGCCGAAAGCCTCGATGCGATAAAAAGAATTGCCCCGCAAAAAGCGTGGCTCACACATATCTGCCATGATGTTTCGCATAAAGAAATATGTGCTATCATTGAAGAAGCACAACAAAATGATCCGGAACTTGCCAAAATCAAAATAAGTCCTGCGTATGACGGGCTTATAATTGACGATTTAGATTAA